In the Anaerostipes caccae L1-92 genome, GCGGCAATCATCTTTGTCTCTACTGCGGTCGTTGTCAGGCTGACAAAACCGATAGAATACAGGAGGTAGGGAGATGTCAGTGTTATTACTGTTATTATTTGGAGGATTTCTCTTTCTGGGAATGTTCTTCCTGGCAGCGGATTTGTTAAAAATGCCATATATGAAGACAGAAAAGGCATTACTGGACAGGGGAAGAAATAGTAAAAAAGGGTCGGCGGCGTTAGATACGTTTTTACTGCAAGGAGCCATGAGATTGTCTCATGTAATCCGAATGGACGAATATCGGAAAAGCCGAATGAAAAATGTGCTGAAAGCAACAGGGATTAATATGACACCGGAAGTATATCAGGCGTATGCACTTACAAAAGCTGGTTTACTGATGGCTGGCATTATTCCGTGTTTGTTTCTTTTTCCGCTCCTAACACCTGTTATTGTGTTTCTTGCTGTCATGGTTTACTTTAAGGAAATTCAGCGCGCAGACGAGATGTTAAAGACGAAAAGAAAGTCAATTGAAGACGAACTGCCACGTTTTGTTGCTAATCTTGAACAGGAGCTGCAGAATAACCGTGATGTGCTTTCAATGGTAGAGAATTTTAGAAAAAATGCCGGTGCGGAATTTGGGGAGGAGCTAGGTGTACTTGTGGCAGACATGAGATCCTCCAGTTATGAGGCGGCACTTACTCGATTTGAAGCACGGTTAAACTCTCCAATGTTGTCTGATGTTGTCAGAGGACTGATTGGGGTTTTGCGTGGAGATAACAGCGTGGTATATTTCCAGATGCTTGCTCATGATTTTAAACAGCTTGAATTACAGAAATTAAAAAGTGAGGCCCAGAAAATACCGCCTAAAATCAGGGTTTTTTCGTTTCTCATGCTTATGTGCTTCTTATTGACTTACCTTGCGATTATCGTGTTTGAAATCATTAAGTCATTAGGAGGTATGTTCTAGCTCCAAATGAAAGGAGGTCAAGGAACTTGAAAAAAATATTAAAAACTAATCGTGGAGAGGGATATATAGACATATGCGTACTGGTATTGTGTGCCATGCTGGTGATTGCATTGGCGGTCAGCGTATTTCCGGTTTTTTTGGCTAAGAATCAGTTAGATACATTTGCTGTGGAATTGTGCCGTGAGGCTGAAATGAGTGGCAGAGTCGGAACTGAGACCACTAGGCGGGAACAGGTATTACGAGAAAGGACCGGACTAAATCCTAAAGTTGAGTGGTCAAAAAAGGGTAATATCCAACTAAATCAGGAGATTACTGTAAAATTGACGTTGCAGCGGGACCTTGGGTTATTTGGGAATTTTGGTTCCTTTCCAATTACCTTAAGGGCTAGTGCTACAGGAAAGAGTGAGGTATATCATAAATGAAGCGCCTGATTTGCTGTTTAAAAGATAGGCGTGGTTCCTCTTTCCCATTTGTGATTGCGGTTACATTGGTATTGATGTTAATAATGTGCGGATTTTTGGAGTTTTATCGGCTAAAGATCATAGCCAATGGCGTAAGGGACGCGGCACAGGAGGCTATCATGATAACTGTAAATGATAATTATGCAAACGTTTATCACGGTGTCAGGGAAGGATACAGTGGAGGATATCAGCCCAATAATGGAGGTTTTAAGTATAGTGTAGATAAAGGAAATGTGCTGTCAAAAATGGATAAAATCCTTGGAACAAAAGTTGAATCCGGGCGGCATGTAAAATATACAGGTGGGGTTCTGGAATATAGCATATCGGATTTAAGTGTTACTGCACGTAATGCGCCGCTTGCACCTGGAACACCGGAAAATGAACAGAGATTTGAAATTGATGCAATCGTAACATTAAAAGTACCGGTCCAGTTTGCGGGAAAACGTCTACCTGAAATGAAAATCAGGCTAAAAGTGCAGGCTGGATATATAGAAGTGTTTTAGAATTCAATAGACAGAATTGGAAAAATGTAGTATGTTTGATGCGACAGAATGTGAACCAGGAAGGAGAACTATATGAATGATAAAGTGAAAAAAGGTATGATTATTGCGGGTTGCGTGGTGTGTTGTGTTATTCTTGCAGTGATGATTGCAAGTAATTTCAGAAAGCCAGCAAAAACAAAGGATAAATTAGCAGAGAGCCAGTCTACAGAAATAGAAGTGAAACCGGAAATCAAAAAGTCCGAATTAGACAAGAAGTCAAAAGAGACTGAAAGTAAAGAAGAGGAATCGAAGAAAGAACCGGAGACTACGGAGGAGCAGAAAGAATCAGAGGAGGAAAAAGAGGGAAATAAGGACAACGGGCAGCCTGTACAGAATATTCAGCCCAGAGTGACTAAACCGGAAGAACCAGATCCAGAAGTATTAAAAAATCCTAATCAGAAACCAGATGGGGAGAGCGTGCAGGGCACGCCGGTTCCGGAAAACCATGATGAAGTAAAACAGCCGGAGACAGACACGGTTCCTGGAGCCGCACCAGAAGGTGAGTCACAGGAAGGAAAAATATATGCCCCAGGCTTTGGATGGATTGATGACATTGGGGAAGGGGAAGGCATTGAAGACAGTAACATTTATGAAAACGGTAATAAAATTGGGATAATGGATTAATTATCAATAGGTTGGTTAAATAGATGCATGACAGAAAGGCTATGAATTGTAGCGCCCTCCTGCTAAGCATAGAGAGAAATCAAAGATATAAATTTTATCGTTCGGCACAGCTATTTATGGCTGTGCTTTTTCATTGGAAAGGAGAACATTTGGGAATTTGAAAAGCAGAATAAGTTGGCTGACAAGGATTGTACTGTTCAGCCTGTGTTTTTTGATCATGTCGGTTCCAGCGTATGCGGCAGGGGAAGGTAATGTGGACGGCGGAGGCGGCAGCATGGGACAAGGTTCTTCGCAAAATTTTTGGTCCCCAGGTGATGAAGGGGTACGTGTATCGGTGATAAGTACAAGTGACCATAAAGTAGTAGGCACGCCTATTGACCTTACCAATAAAAGCCCATCTGATATTAGGCTTCATTTTGGAAAGGTGAGCAAGATGTCTTATACATCAGGTCATGGAATTGGTATATCCGGTTCAAGATACCAGTACATAAGACCAGCACAGAGACTTCCTATAATTATAAGTTCACAAAGTCTGGGACCATCAAGTATTGCGGAAATAAAGCGGTACTTTACGGACGAGCAGACGATACGTGGGATAGCAGGTTATATGGGAATAGATTTTGATATACTTATCAGCGGCGAGTACAGAATTATGATAGAGCCGATTGCGTATGTGACATTGCAGGGAGTAAGAGTTGCTATGACAGCAACGGAAGCGGCTTTATATGATGAGGTTGCAGGCGGGGTGGTATATTCCTGGTTACGTTCAGTTACCTTTCAAAATCTGCCCCTTGCAATGTTTCTCGAAAAATCTGATTTAGGATATCCTGCGTGGAACGGTCCAACTACCGGATTGCGTTCACATCAGGAAATCAAAACTTCGTTGGGACTTGGAATCATACGTTTTAATGGGGAGTTGCCAGAACCATCACCGGAGGTTACGACTTTTGATTATGAATACCGCACTAACACGGAGGTTATCACCAGTATCCGCGTGAGTGGCGGTCAAAGTGATCCGGACCATAAGGTATCTGTGACATTTAAAATACAAGGGAGAAATTATAAGGTGGACAGCGTATATTATCCCGAGGGAGGAAGTCAGCTTGCCTGGGTTCGGTGGACAACACCATCTACAGAGCAGACTATGGAAATTCCAGTAACAGTAAGAGGTGGTGGCCGTACAGACAAAGGGACTATACGGGTTAAGATAGTAAACCTGGACAAGAATCCACCGCCGAATCCAGTTGCAGATGACCGTAATGACAGTTATGCGAGGCCGGCAGTTCCATCAAAGAGTCAGCAAACGTCCGCTGATTGGAGTATTTGGCGACCATACTGGTATTCTTACTGGGTATGGCATAGTGGTGACGATGATGATGATGGATACTGGTGTGATCATGGCTGGTGGAAGTTCAATATTGATAGATATCATGCAAGTTTGAACGCAACAATGCGCGTCCAGCCAGATGATAAATCCCCTACGGCCCATGGCAAAACATTAAAAAGCGGATACGGATTTAACGAATATGTGAACAGTTCTGTGAGCACGAATCAGTCCAGTGCCGTGACTGGAGCCCAAAATGCCGTGACGTATTTTCCGGAGTTTCAATACAAGAAATACTGGCGTTTATTGGAGCGGATGTCGGGTGGGTATCATTCCGAATTTGAGTTCAAAAAAAATCAATACAGTACATTTAAGCGGAGGACACATTTCACTCCGATATGGATGCCAGATGGCAAATATACACCCTATACATGGTTAATAGATGCCTGGACACCAGCAGGAATGTTATCACTAAACCTGACCGATAATCTGACAATCAGCGGTAATTTGTGGACGGACTGGCATATCGCACCACAGAGACTAGATTAAAAAATAAAGTAAAAATAAATAAACAGTTACCAAAGAGGGAGACGCAGAGATCTTCCTCTTTTTGTTATTAGGAAGGAATGAAGTGGCATGTACGATAAAAACAAAACTTTGGATACCCTGAAAAATGAAATCTTCTTGTCAAAAGACAACCTGTATCTAGCGGAGGAAGCGTTAAATTCTGATCAGATACCCTATGAAACGGTAAAGAAGATTATGGAGGTTGGAGGATATAGAAATAAAATAAATGCTTTGCGCAAAGCGTATTTGATGGGTGTAAATTTTGACAACCTTATCGGTCTTGTACATGATTCAGACGGCCCGGAGGAAATCAGGTCAATAGCTGGGGCACTGGAACGGAAACTGGAAATCCAGAAAATTCAGATTGTGGCAGATGGAAAACACGATTACAGACAAATGGATTTAGTGTTTTATGGGTTTTATACTGGCAGAAGCATACAGGAAATGGAACTGGCAACAGATAACCGGTTTGATGAAGAGCAGATTGAAGAAATCCTGTCGGGTTTTCGCTATGGGCTTGCCTATGAACAGGTGGCATTTTATGCGAAAGAAGAATTTGATTGTTACCAGATGCGGACCATAAAAAGGGCGTTTCTGTACGATAATCTGACAGTGGAGGAGGCGGCAATATTTGCTTTACCCAGTAATAACACAAAGAAAATGCGCCAGGAGATTAGAAAGATAGTAGCACAGCGCGGTAAAACAAAGAAATCCAATCTGTAATCGTGAGAAAGGATAAACACATGGAGAAAGAAGCAATGGAAGATATCCTGCGATTGGCAGAGGATGTAAGCAGCCTTGTGATGGACCTTGGACCATTTGGGCTTACGGACGAAGATGAAGTAAAAAAAACACCGCAGGACCGGATACATGAGACATATCAATGGCTGTCCGAACCAAAGGGCTGTAAAGAAGCGTCCGAGTATTTTAAGGAATTGCTTGCAATACTGGATAAGACGGACGCAGAGTATCAAAGAATCGC is a window encoding:
- a CDS encoding DUF4320 family protein, which produces MKKILKTNRGEGYIDICVLVLCAMLVIALAVSVFPVFLAKNQLDTFAVELCREAEMSGRVGTETTRREQVLRERTGLNPKVEWSKKGNIQLNQEITVKLTLQRDLGLFGNFGSFPITLRASATGKSEVYHK
- a CDS encoding DUF6550 family protein codes for the protein MNDKVKKGMIIAGCVVCCVILAVMIASNFRKPAKTKDKLAESQSTEIEVKPEIKKSELDKKSKETESKEEESKKEPETTEEQKESEEEKEGNKDNGQPVQNIQPRVTKPEEPDPEVLKNPNQKPDGESVQGTPVPENHDEVKQPETDTVPGAAPEGESQEGKIYAPGFGWIDDIGEGEGIEDSNIYENGNKIGIMD